Genomic window (Drosophila albomicans strain 15112-1751.03 chromosome X, ASM965048v2, whole genome shotgun sequence):
CGGGCGCCGCATGAAGCGCCTCTATCAACTGTGCCGTCTTCGAACCAGGCGCCGCACACATATCGAGCACTTTGTCCGTAGGCTGGACATCGAGCACCACGGGTGGAATCATAGAGACGCCTTCCTGGCGACTGATGTTGCCCGCCGCCGTTTCCACAATGAGAAAATTGTGCAGACGGTGCATCGACTCGGAGCGTCGTATATCCTTGCGTGTTAAATTCAACTGATAGGCCATGCCATTGGGATACCAAGGCAGGCACAGTGGACGCTGCACTTGCTCTTCGGGCAGGCCATTGAGTTCGGCAGCGCCGCGCACGTATTCGGCAAACATTTGCGTCTCGATGATCTTCAGCAGCGCCTTCGCCTCGTCCTTGAAGCCCGTCACACGAAATGTGACCGGCAAATTATCGCGAATCTTTTCCAGGAATTGCGTCCACTCCTCTTCGTTGGCGCAAATGCGTTGCAGCTGATAGTACTTGATGAAGCAGGCATTGTCGCGCTCAATCTCTTTGTACGGCTCCGAGCGACGATCTGGCGGATTTCcctaaaaacaaacacacgtTAGAATTTGTGCCGAGTTCAACAAGTTTTGGGTTAAATTGAACTGTTGGATTGCCATACGATTTCTCTCTTTTGTCGCTTGCGTGCTGCAAAGGGATTCTGTTTCTTTCCACGGGCCATCGTACAAACTCGTCAATTATTTAAGGCGAAAACACTGAAATGCCGAATGCgtttctatttattaaatcCGCCGGCCACACGTGTTTAATCGTGAAGGTGCGTGAAGCATCGATACCATTATCGTCTATCGATAGGCGCTGTTTTGCAGCACTCAACAAGTATCGTGCCAGTGCGACGCACATTTTGAAAAGAAGAATGCgaaaactataaacaaaattgtaaaatatttagtcACTTTTGTACATGTAAGCATAACTTAATTTTCAGTTGCATTGGCCACTCACTACAAACGATTATCGATAATTACTAAGCGATGCTTAACAGCAATCAACAAGTATTGCGCAATTGTGACGTCACAAGAgcgcatattttaaaatgaaaaatctaaGTGCAGTTGTAATCatacattaataaattgaaaataatgacGACAAATAAACTTAGTTAAAATAATCACTTTTCAGTAGATACACAacagtaaacaaattaatacacAACTGCGCACACCAATcgataacaagtgtaattgcACATTTTTCGATTGGCAATCGATAAGAGCTTGTGCCtttattcaaatcaaaatacaaatcaacttaaaattaattgatttgcaaAATTATGGAGGCGACACCCCCAGCCAACAATagtaatagcaacagcaacaacgacatgGACGATATACAGTATTTGCTGCACTTGGAGGCCATCAAACGCTACAAGGACGACGAGAAGGAAATGCACCGCCAGGTGGAGGAGCAAGCGCGCATCTACATGGACGCCAAGCGGGAATATCAACGTGAATACGCTCGTCTGGCCAACCTAAACAAACAATTGTTGCTCAGTGATGCGTTGCAGGCACCGCAGACGCAAATCAACGACACCCAAGTGGATGACACCATCCGCAAATTGAGCACATCGAGTGCGATCCTCTCGAGAACAAGTCGTCCCACCGAGCTGGATGTGCGTGTGCTGGAGGAATGCaaggagcagctgcagcggcagcattgCAAGCCACGCGACCAATTGGCCCAATATCAGCGAAACTTTGCCGAGAATCGTGAGACACTGAAATCTGTGTGCAGCACTTTGGATAACGTGGAGAAGAACTTTGAGAAGGCAACGCTGGTGGCGATGGATCAATACATAAAAGAGATGCAGACACCATAGTCATTTGGTttatcatatatacatatattatatattagttGCGATATTAATAAAGgaacattttcaacaaaatacaacGCTGATGATCAAAGATTATAATTAAGATggaaatgttgttgttggttgacATTGTtgactgtttgttgttgatggatgattgattgatggctGAATGACTGATGATAGATGGAAGTCGCCAAGTCAAGCGTTGGTTATGCAAGCAATCATTTATTGTACTTTCGGTGGGTGTGTGTCGATTAATTCTAGATTAGAGAGCAGGCAGCGCAATTCTacgagaaaagaaaagaaacgcaAGATTAGTGTTTGGATGCACATCATAAAAGGGACTCGAATGAGATGTCTTCTGCTACTGCCAATGCCACCGCCGGCTTCATTTACCACTTGGAGCGCTTGGACCAATCCTTGGGAGTCCAATGCAAACACTTGGAATCGATGCGTATCTTGCGCTTCTGCATGGCACGCTGATGCTGCTCGATGGTCTCCCGATTGATGCTCACAATGTACTGTCCCTTATAGTAGTTGATCAGATTGAGATTCTGCAGGGTCGAGATGACGTCCTCCTTCTTGATCGAGGTGCATTCACAGATGTCGCTGTAAGAAAAGagataaatatgtttaaagcACTGGTGGAAAAACATGCTAAGGTTGCTGTCTTCACTCAGAATGCAATGCATTTGGTTTGTCTCTTTGTTTTAGAGAGCAACTCCCTTCTTACTTGATGGTTATGGTCGGCTTCTCGCCGTCTGTGCTCGGATTCTGGCTGATGAGTATCTCCAGGATGGTCTGTGCCCAATACGAGCGATACGAAAGCAGCCCCAAATCGGACAATGGCTTCTCCGGGGAGCCCGTTTTGCCCTCGAACTTGGACAACTCGTAGCTGAATTCGATGAGCAGTTTGCCGTAGCCTTTGCGCTGATACGGCGGCATTGTCAAAATGCACGCCACATTGTAATCCTCGGTGCTCTCCTTTTCCTTCGAGAAATAGCCAACAATGTGAAAGCCCCGTGAATCGAACTCCGTCATAATGTAGAACAGAAACGGATCCGTATCGTAGTACAGCGTTTTGTGATCCAAAAACAGTTTGGCGAGCAGACACAGATTCTGGGCATACACTTTGTTCTTGCGTCCATCGATCTCAAAGAATGAAATCGTATTCTTGCGATAGATCTCATTGCCCGGCGGATGGCGAAGATTGCACTTGGACAGATGGCGTTCCAAGCACTTGCGACTCTTGCAGTACTTGAGACAGAATTCACAGATGTAGATGCAACTCTCCTGGCACAATTCCTGCGGATATGGCGAGAAATACCATGGCTTAATGCGATGACGTCCCAGCTCAATCATCTCGACGTTCTTCATGCGTGTCACCACATCGTCCTGATGTGTCACCATGCTTCCCGATTGCCGTGGCGTTGCAATCTTCCCGTCCTGCGAGCCATCCTCCTGTCCCGGGGTGCTGGGCATGATGCCAGCGGCGTCGCCAGTGACATGAACCGGAGTTTGTGGCGTTTGCGGTGTCTGTGGcaactgcggctgctgctgttgttgttgttgcagctgtgacgacggcggcggcggttgtgcagcagctgcagcctgTTGAGCGGCTGGCTGCGCTGAATGTGCTGCGCCAGCGTGTTGCTTGCGACGACGATTAAAGCGCTTCTGCAGCGCAGCGGCGAACACATTATTGCTATTCACCAACTCggtattgttgctgctgttgttgtggcccAATGAATTGCCTGCTGCAATTCCGCTACCTGCAACACCGCCTGCACCGCCACCAGCGGACGCAGCACCGGGCGTCGACTGAGGCTGCGGCGATGTGGGACGCGAAACGCTGCCGGCAAGCGAATGATGACGCTTGGGCGTTGTGACGCCTGTGTTTGTGCCTGTTTGTGGACCGTCGCGACGTGGAAACTGTACTTTGCGCGTGTCCAGATCATCCTCATTGACCCATTCATCCAGACGCTTGTTGACTaacaaaacattaaacaattattgcTGCTGATCATTTCGTACTTCATTACTACTCACAGTCCACGTAGTGCACATAGAACTGACGGCGTCCGTCGAGCTCCTTGATGCTCACTATCTCCGCCAGCGGCCAGTCGTCGGTCTTGTGCATGCGCACGGACAGGCGGCAGCCTTCGGTCAACGCAGCCTGCGAAATTGCACGTGGTGCATGGGAAATGCATTAGAGTGCGAGCGAGATAGCGAGATGAGTGTTTACTGCGAATTTCGCATGCATGCTAACATGCTAAATATGCACTTGCGTCGTACTTACCGTCGACTCGCATATGGAGGCCACATCGTCGTCGAACTCGtatttggttttcattttgcacaaattaaacactcactgcagcagcagcaaattcaattcaagttaaataaataactatttcAATTTCGCACTGTTTACGGCACAAGAATTATCGGAATGTGAATGATGTCTGTCTATCGACAGCGGGGCCTGCTGTTAATGTTATAAACAGTATGCACTCCTGTTAAGCTGCTGTCGATACACAAGTTTTACAtagcattaaaatattattaataaagcaCAAGGTTGacactatttatttatttatattagtaGTTCGCTTATCTGTTTATTTTAATCACAATATTAATGTTGCGCTTGCAAAACGTTAATTTCGCTATACACAGGGTTGCATTTAACAGCTTGCGCGCACTCGACTACTCGATACCAAAGGCAAGCAGCAGTGCTGGGCAAGGCAGGCCAAAAGTGTtggaaagcaaaacaaactgcGCTCTAAAGTGTTCGTTCTTTTCAGAATTTTTTACGTTTCTCGTGCAAAATTCAACGCAAATACTTAAAACATTCGCATTTCGTTTAATGCAATATTATGCATTGCGTTGCGTTCAACAATTGTTAATGTGCTTATGCTGGCCCGGCCAAtgcaaaatgtgtgtttttctcGCTATGTGCTGCAGAAGAGAAGGTCAgaaaaatgtacatacatacatacaaatgtacatgtgtatgtgtagtagtagtagtatagAAGGTGCATAAGCAACTAAGTCCGTGCGTACCTGTGTGTGCCgaacatatgtataaaagaaagaaaaaaaacaacaaatggcaaTGCGATTAACAAACAACATTTGAAAGTGCAAAGTAAGCGCAGCtagtacatatattaatttgcaactaaatacacatacagataTTTGTTGCTGAATGAATGCTGTGTCTCTTTCCTtcattctcactctctctcgctctgtttCCGAGTATgtgcgcgcgtgtgtgtgtgtgtgtgtg
Coding sequences:
- the LOC117578038 gene encoding augmin complex subunit dgt4; protein product: MEATPPANNSNSNSNNDMDDIQYLLHLEAIKRYKDDEKEMHRQVEEQARIYMDAKREYQREYARLANLNKQLLLSDALQAPQTQINDTQVDDTIRKLSTSSAILSRTSRPTELDVRVLEECKEQLQRQHCKPRDQLAQYQRNFAENRETLKSVCSTLDNVEKNFEKATLVAMDQYIKEMQTP
- the LOC117578036 gene encoding histone acetyltransferase Tip60, with amino-acid sequence MKTKYEFDDDVASICESTAALTEGCRLSVRMHKTDDWPLAEIVSIKELDGRRQFYVHYVDFNKRLDEWVNEDDLDTRKVQFPRRDGPQTGTNTGVTTPKRHHSLAGSVSRPTSPQPQSTPGAASAGGGAGGVAGSGIAAGNSLGHNNSSNNTELVNSNNVFAAALQKRFNRRRKQHAGAAHSAQPAAQQAAAAAQPPPPSSQLQQQQQQQPQLPQTPQTPQTPVHVTGDAAGIMPSTPGQEDGSQDGKIATPRQSGSMVTHQDDVVTRMKNVEMIELGRHRIKPWYFSPYPQELCQESCIYICEFCLKYCKSRKCLERHLSKCNLRHPPGNEIYRKNTISFFEIDGRKNKVYAQNLCLLAKLFLDHKTLYYDTDPFLFYIMTEFDSRGFHIVGYFSKEKESTEDYNVACILTMPPYQRKGYGKLLIEFSYELSKFEGKTGSPEKPLSDLGLLSYRSYWAQTILEILISQNPSTDGEKPTITINDICECTSIKKEDVISTLQNLNLINYYKGQYIVSINRETIEQHQRAMQKRKIRIDSKCLHWTPKDWSKRSK